In Chitinophaga nivalis, a single genomic region encodes these proteins:
- a CDS encoding DMT family transporter encodes MNQRFAHWGIFLLLSLTWGSSFILMKIGLESFTAYQVASLRLVAAGLALSPFLFKALRQTPINKIPVIILSGILGNGIPAFLFCLAETEIDSSLAGILNALTPLMALLSGLVFFKVPIKKAQLFGVFVGLLGVVFLFASKGINTNAHWYYGLLVVAATACYGINISLVHHYLKGFGSLQLGSIAMFFCALFTFPILWYSHFFPQFFTDHAPWRAFSAGIVLGVMGTGVAAVLFYLLIKKAGSMFASMVTYALPVVAIGWGLLAKESITWVQILCMGIILLGVYLVNKAKNA; translated from the coding sequence TTGAACCAACGTTTTGCCCATTGGGGAATTTTCCTGTTACTGTCGCTTACCTGGGGCAGTTCGTTTATTCTCATGAAAATAGGATTGGAATCCTTCACCGCTTACCAGGTAGCCAGTTTACGACTTGTTGCAGCAGGACTGGCATTATCACCTTTTTTATTTAAAGCCCTGCGGCAAACACCCATCAATAAGATTCCGGTGATCATCCTGTCTGGTATACTGGGTAATGGCATTCCTGCCTTCCTGTTTTGCCTGGCAGAAACTGAAATTGACAGTTCACTGGCGGGTATTTTAAATGCCCTCACACCTTTGATGGCGCTGCTTTCCGGCCTGGTCTTCTTTAAAGTTCCTATTAAGAAAGCACAGTTATTCGGCGTATTTGTAGGCTTATTGGGCGTGGTATTTTTATTTGCGTCCAAAGGCATCAATACCAATGCACACTGGTACTATGGCTTGCTGGTAGTAGCGGCTACCGCCTGTTACGGCATCAACATCAGCCTGGTGCATCATTACCTGAAAGGTTTTGGTTCTTTGCAACTGGGTTCTATTGCCATGTTTTTCTGTGCATTGTTCACCTTCCCGATTCTGTGGTACAGTCATTTCTTTCCGCAGTTCTTTACAGACCACGCGCCGTGGCGCGCTTTTTCTGCCGGTATTGTACTGGGAGTAATGGGTACTGGTGTAGCGGCAGTATTGTTTTATCTGCTGATTAAAAAAGCAGGTTCCATGTTTGCTTCTATGGTCACATATGCGTTACCGGTAGTGGCGATTGGCTGGGGCTTACTGGCTAAAGAATCTATTACCTGGGTACAGATATTATGCATGGGTATTATTCTGCTGGGGGTATACCTGGTGAATAAGG
- a CDS encoding PPK2 family polyphosphate kinase, with protein sequence MSKIKLSAISTTAPKKLEKEKVKALTRDILTELDELQNLLYAEHKHSVLLVVQGMDASGKDGVIKNVTGTLNPQGCTVHSFKAPTQEESDHDFLWRVHMHAPAKGMIQVFNRSHYEDILIQRVHKWIDDKVASRRMQAINDFEKLLVQHNNTHIIKCYLHVSQEAQQQRLTERTEDPRKMWKYNENDLIEAKLWDQYMDAYEDAFRYCNDVPWLIVPADNNWYKEYVVALTLRDTLKSLKMKYPRLKK encoded by the coding sequence ATGAGTAAAATTAAGTTGTCAGCCATTAGCACAACAGCTCCCAAAAAACTGGAAAAAGAGAAAGTCAAGGCATTAACCCGCGATATCCTGACAGAGCTGGATGAATTACAAAACCTGTTGTATGCCGAACATAAGCATAGCGTTTTATTGGTAGTACAAGGGATGGACGCCAGCGGCAAAGATGGCGTGATAAAAAATGTAACCGGTACTTTGAACCCGCAGGGATGTACCGTACATTCATTCAAAGCGCCCACACAGGAAGAGTCGGATCATGATTTTTTATGGCGTGTACACATGCATGCACCGGCAAAAGGAATGATCCAGGTATTTAACCGTTCGCACTATGAAGATATTTTGATACAGCGGGTACATAAGTGGATTGATGATAAGGTAGCTTCCCGGCGGATGCAGGCCATCAATGATTTTGAAAAACTACTGGTGCAGCATAATAACACACATATCATCAAATGTTATCTGCACGTATCCCAGGAAGCGCAACAGCAGCGGTTGACAGAGCGTACAGAAGATCCCCGTAAGATGTGGAAATACAATGAAAATGACCTGATAGAAGCAAAGTTATGGGATCAGTATATGGATGCCTATGAAGATGCATTCCGCTATTGTAACGATGTGCCCTGGCTGATTGTACCGGCAGATAATAACTGGTATAAAGAATACGTAGTGGCGTTAACGTTAAGGGATACACTAAAATCATTGAAGATGAAATATCCCCGCTTGAAGAAATAA
- the mscL gene encoding large conductance mechanosensitive channel protein MscL — MSFFKEFKEFAMKGNVMDLAVGVIIGGAFGKIVTSLVDNILMPLIGVVTNGQNFNDSFVLLNTSKGEHFASLAAAKAAGAPVFAYGAFIQSIIDFIIIAFCIFLLVKFMNKINKKADPAAAEPTAQEKLLMEIRDAIKSK; from the coding sequence ATGTCGTTTTTCAAAGAGTTTAAAGAGTTTGCCATGAAAGGCAATGTAATGGACCTGGCAGTGGGTGTGATCATTGGTGGTGCATTTGGAAAGATCGTTACATCACTGGTAGATAATATCCTGATGCCGCTGATCGGAGTTGTTACCAATGGCCAAAACTTTAATGATTCCTTTGTGTTGCTGAATACTTCCAAAGGAGAGCATTTTGCTTCCCTGGCGGCTGCAAAGGCGGCGGGTGCACCGGTTTTTGCCTATGGTGCTTTTATCCAAAGCATCATAGATTTCATCATTATTGCTTTCTGTATTTTCCTGCTGGTGAAGTTTATGAATAAGATCAACAAGAAAGCAGATCCTGCAGCTGCAGAGCCTACTGCGCAGGAAAAACTCCTGATGGAAATCCGTGACGCTATCAAATCAAAATAA
- a CDS encoding DUF3078 domain-containing protein has protein sequence MKKFTLSIACCLFCFVAAHAQNDWMKTSRDEAAKKFKKDANDTIPKLWRKGLNLNVNINQGSLSNWAAGGDNFSFSLGSNVFAWAYYKKGRHSWDNVADLAYGYINTTSLGGRKSDDRIDLTTKYGYEIGKYWYLSGLVNLRTQFTDGFLYPADTTPQLASRFFAPGYVLLSPGFDYKPAPSFSLFMSPITARFVFVMDDFLSKQGAYGVEPGKRMKYEMGAYVSANYVKTFAKNMTYKGRLDLFSDYRHNPQNIDVFFTNALELKVNKWISALLTVDMIYDDDVKVFENKETGILGPRLQVKQVIGVGFAAKF, from the coding sequence ATGAAAAAATTTACTTTATCCATTGCATGCTGTCTGTTTTGCTTTGTAGCAGCACATGCGCAAAATGATTGGATGAAGACCTCCCGTGATGAAGCGGCCAAGAAGTTTAAGAAAGATGCGAATGACACCATTCCCAAACTATGGCGGAAAGGGCTTAATCTGAATGTAAATATCAACCAGGGCTCTTTGAGCAACTGGGCTGCGGGTGGCGACAACTTCTCCTTTTCACTCGGATCCAATGTATTTGCCTGGGCTTACTACAAAAAAGGCCGGCACTCCTGGGATAACGTGGCCGACCTGGCATATGGCTACATTAATACGACCAGTCTGGGAGGCCGTAAAAGTGACGACCGGATAGATCTTACCACCAAATATGGATATGAAATCGGCAAATACTGGTATTTAAGCGGTTTGGTGAACCTGCGTACCCAGTTTACAGACGGTTTCCTGTATCCTGCTGATACTACCCCGCAGCTGGCATCCCGTTTCTTTGCGCCGGGCTATGTTTTGCTGTCTCCGGGTTTTGATTATAAACCAGCCCCCAGCTTTTCTTTGTTTATGTCTCCGATCACAGCGCGTTTTGTATTTGTAATGGACGATTTCCTGTCCAAACAAGGCGCCTATGGTGTGGAGCCCGGTAAACGTATGAAATACGAAATGGGTGCTTATGTATCTGCTAATTATGTGAAAACATTCGCAAAAAATATGACCTACAAAGGCCGGCTGGACCTTTTTTCAGATTACAGGCATAATCCACAGAATATAGATGTATTCTTTACCAATGCCCTGGAACTCAAGGTAAATAAATGGATCTCTGCCCTGCTAACTGTAGATATGATCTATGATGATGATGTAAAAGTGTTTGAAAATAAAGAAACTGGCATCTTAGGCCCTCGTTTACAGGTGAAACAGGTGATCGGAGTTGGTTTTGCGGCGAAGTTCTGA
- a CDS encoding segregation and condensation protein A: MSEQAPVYKIKLPQFEGPFDLLLFFIERDELDIYNIPINTITQEFLDYIHHIETLNIELASEFILFVSTLMRIKAKMLLPRKELDEQGNEIDPRMELIDKILEYKRYKLAAAELAEMEADRMLQIKRGNIAKELAEIGEATSEGTEVQTLTLFKLAKTFEKVIQRMKERDNKPQHVVYKYDYTMEGSRMYMEELARAERTLAFEKIFDHCKDRVHAIFLFLSMLELVQMKHLGIMVGEGRNNFIIEYIDPSEREEEPAGTLIDG; this comes from the coding sequence GTGAGCGAGCAAGCACCTGTTTATAAAATCAAGTTACCGCAGTTTGAAGGCCCGTTCGACCTGTTGCTGTTCTTTATAGAACGCGATGAGTTGGATATTTATAACATTCCCATTAATACCATCACGCAGGAATTCCTGGACTATATACATCATATAGAAACGCTGAATATAGAACTGGCCAGTGAATTCATTCTCTTTGTATCTACCCTGATGCGGATCAAGGCTAAAATGCTGCTGCCCCGTAAGGAACTGGATGAACAAGGGAATGAAATAGACCCGCGGATGGAGCTGATCGACAAAATCCTGGAATATAAACGCTATAAGCTGGCAGCCGCAGAACTGGCCGAAATGGAGGCCGACCGCATGCTCCAGATCAAGAGAGGAAATATTGCCAAAGAACTGGCGGAAATAGGCGAAGCAACCAGTGAAGGTACAGAGGTGCAGACGCTTACGCTCTTCAAGCTGGCGAAGACCTTCGAGAAGGTGATTCAACGGATGAAAGAGCGGGATAATAAACCCCAGCACGTGGTGTATAAATATGATTACACCATGGAAGGCTCCAGGATGTACATGGAAGAACTGGCGAGGGCGGAAAGAACCCTGGCATTTGAAAAAATATTCGATCACTGTAAAGACCGGGTACATGCTATTTTCCTGTTCCTCAGTATGCTGGAACTGGTACAGATGAAACACCTGGGTATTATGGTGGGAGAAGGCAGAAACAATTTTATCATTGAATACATTGATCCTTCTGAGAGGGAGGAAGAACCCGCAGGAACTTTAATAGATGGCTGA
- a CDS encoding AraC family transcriptional regulator, with protein MAEKRENIGIVSLPEYAHADPTFIVSGLCELGNGFFNHIGVPHRHDFYTIYWIKQGELLLTIDTTTHEVKKNTLFFVAPGQVHNIQTSEKVEGYMIAFQDAFMCLKDQTQVSGINSGLFFNSQFSSVIAVDVEQERDFESVVHLMMKELTMREPEYEMALHGLLRYFLVLASRVKGQKVGISPEHHAMHNSSVFLKFKNLIEEKYHELKTVSDYAALLHIKPVLLNEISKQLSGITAGEHIRNRVILEAQRYLYNTDLTAKEIAYRLGFDDPHYFSRFFKKYTNQSPSEFKEASRPVSHQA; from the coding sequence ATGGCTGAGAAACGTGAAAATATAGGCATTGTTTCCTTACCGGAATATGCCCATGCAGACCCCACTTTTATTGTGTCGGGGCTTTGTGAGCTGGGAAATGGTTTTTTCAACCACATTGGTGTACCCCATCGCCACGATTTTTATACTATTTACTGGATCAAACAGGGAGAGCTGTTGTTAACCATCGACACCACTACCCACGAGGTGAAGAAGAATACGCTTTTCTTTGTGGCGCCCGGTCAGGTGCATAACATTCAGACATCGGAGAAAGTAGAAGGCTATATGATTGCTTTCCAGGATGCCTTTATGTGTCTGAAAGATCAGACCCAGGTATCTGGTATCAATTCCGGTTTATTCTTTAATAGTCAGTTCAGCAGTGTGATCGCTGTGGATGTGGAACAGGAACGCGATTTTGAATCAGTCGTACACCTGATGATGAAGGAACTGACCATGCGGGAACCGGAATACGAAATGGCTTTGCATGGACTGCTGCGCTACTTCCTGGTGCTGGCCTCCCGCGTGAAAGGACAAAAGGTAGGCATCTCCCCGGAGCATCATGCCATGCACAATAGTTCTGTTTTCCTGAAATTTAAAAACCTGATAGAAGAAAAATACCACGAATTAAAAACCGTATCCGATTACGCGGCATTATTACATATAAAGCCCGTATTGCTCAATGAAATCAGTAAGCAGTTGTCTGGTATTACAGCCGGTGAACATATCCGTAATCGCGTTATCCTGGAAGCGCAGCGGTATTTATATAATACGGACCTCACAGCCAAAGAGATCGCCTACCGTTTAGGTTTTGATGACCCCCACTATTTTAGCCGCTTTTTCAAGAAGTATACGAATCAAAGTCCTTCCGAATTTAAGGAAGCCTCCCGCCCAGTGAGCCACCAGGCTTAA
- a CDS encoding pirin family protein, whose translation MNTKHVSQILIAPAPHMVGDGFRVQSVLPGGTRSQNNLISPFILMDYGAPAYFPPTNKPRGVDQHPHKGFETVTVVYQGELEHRDSTGSYGKLAPGDVQWMTAGAGIVHEEKHETAFSKRGGKVEMAQLWVNLPKAYKNTTPGYQNLTKAEIPVVQVTAESYVRVIAGAFNDIKGAATTFSPVHVLDVHLKKGDQITVAYPENYNTAAVVLNGEADFNGNTAKGVETVLFEKKGTDITITAVEDATILVLSGEPIDEPIFAYGPFVMNSAEEIEAAIHDYNAGKMGFLS comes from the coding sequence ATGAACACAAAACATGTCAGTCAGATCTTAATAGCACCCGCCCCGCATATGGTAGGCGATGGATTCAGGGTACAGAGCGTATTACCCGGTGGTACCCGCTCTCAGAATAACCTGATCAGTCCTTTTATTCTCATGGATTATGGCGCTCCTGCCTACTTCCCCCCTACCAATAAGCCACGTGGCGTGGATCAACACCCGCATAAAGGGTTTGAAACCGTAACCGTGGTATATCAGGGAGAACTGGAACACCGTGATTCTACCGGCAGCTATGGTAAACTGGCGCCCGGTGATGTACAATGGATGACTGCCGGTGCAGGTATTGTGCATGAAGAGAAACATGAAACTGCATTCAGCAAACGGGGTGGTAAAGTAGAGATGGCGCAGCTTTGGGTAAATCTTCCGAAAGCATATAAAAATACAACACCCGGATATCAGAACCTGACTAAAGCAGAGATACCTGTAGTACAGGTAACTGCAGAAAGTTACGTAAGAGTGATTGCGGGGGCGTTTAATGATATAAAAGGCGCTGCTACTACCTTTTCACCGGTGCATGTATTGGATGTGCATCTGAAAAAAGGCGATCAGATCACAGTGGCGTATCCGGAAAATTATAATACCGCAGCAGTTGTATTAAACGGAGAAGCAGATTTTAATGGTAACACGGCCAAAGGTGTAGAAACCGTCTTGTTTGAAAAGAAAGGTACGGACATTACTATTACTGCGGTGGAAGATGCTACTATACTGGTGTTGAGCGGAGAACCCATCGACGAACCCATCTTCGCCTACGGTCCGTTTGTGATGAACAGCGCGGAAGAAATTGAAGCGGCTATTCATGATTACAATGCCGGTAAAATGGGCTTTTTATCATAA
- a CDS encoding YceI family protein, with amino-acid sequence MSIWKIDPSHSDVQFKVKHLMITTVTGQFASFDGTMETTGTDFSDATVSFEADINSITTQNAQRDQHLLTGDFFEAEKYPKLTFVSKEIKKVDSENYKLVGDLTIRDNTRTVELAVEFGGEVVDPWGQTKAGFELSGKINRKDFGLTFNATTETGGILLSDDVKLLASVQMIKQ; translated from the coding sequence ATGTCAATCTGGAAAATAGATCCTTCACATAGCGACGTACAATTTAAAGTAAAGCACCTGATGATTACCACGGTAACCGGTCAGTTTGCGAGCTTCGATGGAACCATGGAAACCACTGGTACTGATTTTAGTGATGCTACCGTTTCCTTTGAAGCAGATATCAACAGCATCACCACGCAAAATGCGCAGCGTGATCAGCATTTGCTGACAGGAGATTTCTTTGAAGCAGAGAAATACCCTAAACTGACATTCGTATCTAAAGAAATAAAGAAAGTAGATAGCGAAAACTACAAACTGGTAGGTGATTTAACCATCCGCGATAATACCCGCACCGTAGAACTGGCCGTTGAATTTGGCGGTGAAGTAGTAGACCCATGGGGCCAAACGAAAGCAGGATTTGAGCTGAGCGGTAAAATCAACCGGAAAGATTTTGGTCTTACTTTTAACGCCACTACAGAAACCGGCGGTATTCTGCTGAGTGATGACGTGAAACTGCTGGCGAGCGTACAAATGATTAAACAATAA
- a CDS encoding NAD(P)H-dependent oxidoreductase — MDILEKLEWRYAVKKFDSTKKLSAAQLDRVIAATRLSASSYGLQPYKILVIENPAVREQLKAASWGQPQITDASQLIVFARYNDLNESHVDDYTNNIAATRNINPEDLAGFAGMMKGTVNNLDEQGKATWTAKQAYIALGTLLTAAAAEGIDACPMEGFNAAQYDEILGLKEKGLATAVIAAIGFRAADDEMQHAKKVRKPIAELVEVI; from the coding sequence ATGGATATTCTGGAAAAACTCGAATGGCGTTATGCTGTTAAGAAATTTGATTCAACGAAGAAACTGAGTGCAGCGCAACTGGACCGCGTTATAGCGGCAACAAGACTGTCTGCTTCTTCCTATGGTTTGCAACCCTATAAAATACTGGTTATCGAAAATCCTGCTGTACGTGAACAACTGAAAGCAGCTTCCTGGGGCCAGCCGCAGATTACAGATGCTTCACAGCTGATCGTATTTGCCCGTTATAATGACCTGAATGAGTCTCACGTAGATGACTACACGAATAATATTGCTGCTACCCGTAACATCAATCCGGAAGACCTGGCAGGATTTGCCGGTATGATGAAAGGCACGGTAAATAACCTGGATGAGCAGGGAAAAGCTACCTGGACAGCCAAACAGGCTTACATCGCCCTGGGTACACTGCTCACTGCAGCGGCAGCAGAAGGTATTGATGCTTGTCCGATGGAAGGTTTCAATGCAGCACAATATGATGAGATCCTGGGACTGAAAGAGAAAGGCCTGGCTACTGCTGTTATTGCTGCCATTGGTTTCAGAGCAGCAGATGATGAAATGCAACACGCTAAAAAAGTACGTAAGCCGATAGCAGAACTGGTAGAAGTAATCTAA
- a CDS encoding OsmC family protein, which produces MKRFATANWQGTGKEGKGAVSSQSTVLNNTQYSYLSRFEDGVGTNPEELIAAAHAGCFTMKLSFVISGAGLTPGNIDTKCTITLENGAITESHLEVKASVPGLDAAKFAEFAADAKANCPISKLLNTNITMVAELV; this is translated from the coding sequence ATGAAAAGATTTGCAACTGCCAATTGGCAAGGTACAGGTAAAGAAGGTAAAGGCGCTGTAAGCTCTCAATCCACCGTACTGAACAATACCCAGTATTCTTACCTGAGCCGTTTTGAGGATGGTGTAGGTACTAACCCAGAAGAGCTGATTGCTGCTGCCCATGCCGGCTGCTTTACCATGAAACTGAGCTTCGTAATTTCCGGTGCCGGTCTTACCCCAGGTAATATCGATACCAAATGCACCATTACTCTGGAAAATGGCGCTATTACAGAAAGCCACCTGGAAGTAAAAGCCAGCGTACCCGGACTGGATGCTGCGAAATTCGCTGAATTCGCTGCCGACGCAAAAGCCAATTGCCCTATCAGCAAACTGCTGAACACTAACATCACTATGGTGGCGGAGTTGGTATAA
- a CDS encoding pirin family protein produces the protein MEKIIHRADTRGYANHGWLKSFHTFSFANYYEPERIHFGALRVLNDDFIKGGMGFGAHPHDNMEIVTIMLDGSMAHQDNAGHQKVIQQHDVQIMSAGTGIVHSEFNASKTEDANLLQIWVFPNERNVTPRYDQQTFDPALRENALQVVVSPERTEGKLWLHQNAWFSLGKFDAGKNFELNAKANGVGSYLFLISGEINIAGDTLQSRDAIGLSDYDKVNIEVVKPAEFLLIDVPMLN, from the coding sequence ATGGAAAAGATAATACATCGGGCAGATACCAGAGGGTATGCAAATCATGGTTGGCTGAAAAGCTTTCATACTTTCAGTTTTGCTAATTACTATGAGCCGGAGAGAATTCATTTTGGCGCATTGCGTGTATTGAATGATGACTTTATTAAAGGAGGAATGGGATTTGGTGCGCATCCGCACGATAATATGGAAATAGTAACCATCATGCTGGATGGCAGTATGGCGCACCAGGATAATGCCGGCCACCAGAAAGTAATACAGCAGCATGATGTACAGATTATGAGCGCAGGTACAGGCATTGTACATTCGGAATTCAATGCTTCCAAAACGGAAGATGCCAACCTGTTACAGATATGGGTATTCCCCAATGAACGGAACGTAACTCCGCGGTATGATCAACAGACATTTGATCCTGCATTGCGTGAAAATGCGCTACAGGTAGTTGTTTCACCAGAGAGAACCGAAGGGAAATTATGGTTGCATCAGAACGCCTGGTTTTCATTAGGGAAATTTGATGCAGGAAAAAATTTTGAATTGAATGCTAAAGCAAACGGTGTAGGTAGTTACCTGTTTTTAATCAGCGGAGAAATAAATATAGCAGGCGATACCTTGCAGAGCCGCGATGCTATTGGGTTATCTGATTATGATAAAGTTAATATAGAAGTGGTCAAACCGGCAGAGTTTTTGTTAATAGATGTTCCAATGCTGAACTAA
- a CDS encoding mechanosensitive ion channel family protein, producing MQSFLEQKYWGNTVQDYGIALGIFIVAVLLILVFKRILLIRLKKWAAKTTSRIDDFLIRGIERSLVPLLYVGAFYIAIQQLTLIPVLAKWVHIFLSVCLTLFAVRVVTALLQFLFVSYLSGQERGEEKTKQVKGIMILVSAFIWIIGLLFLLDNWGVNVTTFVAGLGIGGIAIALAAQTILGDLFSYFVIFFDRPFEIGDFIVVQDKSGTVEYIGIKTTRLRSISGEQLVFSNTDLTNSRVHNYKRMEKRRIVFKFGVTFNTPKDKLALIPELVKKIITDLPDVAFDRSHLLNFGDSSLVYENVYNVLGGDYNLYMDRQQAINLQLFAAFAKEGISFAFPTTTVYLNNNTTTEKI from the coding sequence ATGCAATCATTTTTAGAACAAAAGTATTGGGGCAACACTGTGCAGGACTATGGTATCGCGTTGGGTATTTTTATAGTGGCTGTTTTGCTGATCCTTGTTTTTAAAAGAATACTGTTAATACGGTTAAAAAAATGGGCGGCGAAAACAACCAGCAGGATTGATGATTTCCTGATCAGAGGAATAGAACGTTCCCTCGTACCCTTATTATATGTAGGCGCTTTTTATATTGCGATACAGCAACTAACACTGATACCTGTACTGGCGAAGTGGGTGCATATATTTTTGTCTGTCTGTTTAACCCTGTTTGCTGTAAGAGTAGTCACTGCTTTGTTGCAGTTTCTTTTTGTAAGTTATTTATCCGGACAGGAAAGAGGCGAAGAGAAAACAAAACAGGTAAAAGGGATTATGATACTGGTATCTGCCTTTATCTGGATTATTGGTTTGTTATTCCTGCTCGATAACTGGGGTGTGAACGTAACAACATTTGTAGCGGGATTAGGGATTGGTGGTATTGCCATCGCCCTGGCTGCGCAAACCATACTGGGCGACCTTTTCAGCTATTTCGTTATCTTCTTTGACCGACCCTTTGAAATAGGTGATTTTATTGTAGTGCAGGATAAAAGCGGAACTGTGGAGTATATTGGCATTAAAACAACCCGTTTGCGTAGTATCAGTGGTGAACAGCTGGTATTTTCCAATACAGATCTGACCAACTCCAGGGTACATAACTATAAAAGGATGGAGAAACGCCGGATTGTTTTTAAATTTGGTGTTACCTTTAACACACCGAAAGATAAACTGGCACTGATTCCGGAACTGGTAAAAAAAATTATTACGGATTTACCGGATGTGGCTTTTGACCGGTCCCATTTGCTGAACTTTGGCGATTCAAGTCTGGTATATGAGAATGTATACAATGTACTGGGAGGCGATTATAACCTGTATATGGACCGGCAACAGGCGATTAACCTGCAACTCTTTGCCGCATTTGCAAAAGAAGGGATTTCATTTGCCTTTCCTACAACAACGGTTTATCTTAACAATAACACAACAACTGAAAAAATATAA
- a CDS encoding HAD family hydrolase, producing the protein MLLATDLDGTFLGGTDNDKQTLYTLLQQRTDIKLVFVTGRGIRSVLSLLEDAALPRPEYIICDVGATVTHLPTLTAVEPLQSGIAQRWPGDQVREALKEVKGLLHQDAIQQYRCSYYYNEATDIESARTVADAWQCDLVLSAGKYLDVLPKGVNKGYTLQQLLEVLAQPHQQVLVAGDSMNDYTMYEKGYSGVVVGEAEAELVKQTATMPHVLQAQRAGAGGILEAMAFFPAFGNYLEKNKSH; encoded by the coding sequence ATGTTACTGGCAACTGACCTGGATGGTACTTTTTTAGGAGGTACCGACAACGATAAACAAACACTATACACTTTATTGCAGCAACGTACAGATATTAAACTTGTATTTGTAACGGGAAGGGGTATACGAAGTGTACTTTCCTTACTGGAAGATGCGGCATTGCCAAGACCGGAATATATTATCTGTGATGTAGGCGCTACCGTCACACACCTCCCTACCCTGACTGCTGTAGAACCTTTGCAGTCCGGTATTGCACAGCGCTGGCCGGGCGATCAGGTTCGTGAAGCCCTGAAAGAGGTAAAGGGATTGCTGCACCAGGATGCGATACAACAATATCGTTGTTCCTACTACTACAACGAGGCTACAGATATTGAAAGCGCCCGTACGGTCGCTGATGCATGGCAATGCGACCTGGTATTGTCTGCCGGTAAATACCTGGACGTATTGCCGAAAGGAGTAAACAAAGGATATACCCTGCAACAGTTGCTGGAGGTGCTCGCCCAACCGCATCAGCAGGTACTGGTGGCAGGCGATTCCATGAATGATTATACGATGTATGAGAAGGGTTATAGCGGTGTGGTGGTCGGAGAAGCAGAAGCTGAACTGGTAAAACAGACTGCCACGATGCCGCATGTATTGCAGGCGCAGCGGGCAGGAGCCGGTGGTATTCTGGAGGCCATGGCATTTTTTCCGGCCTTCGGAAATTACCTCGAAAAAAATAAATCGCATTAA